A region from the Halomonas piscis genome encodes:
- the nuoI gene encoding NADH-quinone oxidoreductase subunit NuoI, translated as MYKKLLQGTWSQLRSLGIIFMHAFRKRETINYPEEKPYLAPRYRGRIVLTRDPDGEERCVACNLCAVACPVDCIALQKGEKDDGRWYPEFFRINFSRCIFCGMCEEACPTSAIQLTPDFEMAEYRRQELVYEKEDLLINGPGKDHDYHFYKVAGLAVSGKDKGQGEDEAEPINVTTLLP; from the coding sequence ATGTATAAAAAACTGTTACAAGGCACCTGGTCCCAGCTGCGCAGCCTGGGAATCATCTTCATGCACGCGTTTCGCAAGCGCGAGACGATCAACTACCCCGAAGAGAAGCCCTACCTCGCGCCGCGCTACCGTGGGCGCATCGTGCTCACCCGGGACCCTGACGGCGAAGAGCGCTGCGTAGCCTGCAACCTCTGTGCGGTGGCCTGTCCGGTGGACTGCATCGCGCTGCAGAAAGGGGAAAAAGACGACGGCCGCTGGTACCCGGAGTTTTTCCGTATCAACTTCTCGCGCTGCATTTTCTGCGGCATGTGCGAAGAGGCCTGCCCGACCTCGGCGATTCAGCTCACGCCGGACTTCGAAATGGCCGAGTATCGCCGCCAGGAGCTGGTCTACGAAAAGGAAGACCTTTTGATCAACGGCCCCGGCAAGGACCACGACTACCACTTTTACAAGGTGGCCGGGCTTGCCGTGAGCGGCAAGGACAAGGGCCAGGGCGAAGACGAGGCCGAACCCATCAACGTCACCACGCTGCTGCCCTGA
- the nuoJ gene encoding NADH-quinone oxidoreductase subunit J, producing MELAFYLGGLTAVLATLGVIANPNPVHAVLYLVVSLLAVAMVFFALGAPFAGTLEIIVYAGAIMVLFVFVVMMLNLGQAAAEQEREWLKARTWLGPSLLAAVLFLTLVSLLWRGDGQSVITGGGLTAKGAGTLLYGPWLLLVELGALLLLAALVTASHVGRLSPVAAPSPAPRDMPTNRKGKGATQPSADVEGQPQPADTDTPKEDS from the coding sequence ATGGAGCTTGCCTTCTATCTCGGCGGCCTGACAGCGGTGCTTGCCACCCTGGGCGTGATTGCCAACCCCAACCCGGTACACGCGGTGCTGTACCTGGTGGTGTCGCTGCTGGCAGTCGCCATGGTGTTTTTCGCCCTCGGCGCGCCCTTTGCCGGAACTCTGGAAATCATCGTCTACGCCGGCGCCATCATGGTGCTGTTCGTGTTCGTGGTGATGATGCTCAATCTCGGCCAGGCCGCCGCCGAGCAGGAGCGCGAATGGCTCAAGGCGCGCACCTGGCTGGGGCCGTCGCTGCTGGCTGCGGTACTGTTTCTGACCCTGGTCAGCCTTCTTTGGCGCGGCGACGGCCAGTCCGTGATCACCGGCGGCGGGCTTACCGCCAAGGGCGCCGGCACGCTGCTCTACGGCCCCTGGCTCTTGCTGGTGGAGCTTGGCGCGCTGCTGCTGCTGGCTGCCCTGGTGACGGCGTCCCACGTGGGCCGCTTGAGCCCGGTGGCCGCGCCCTCGCCCGCCCCGCGCGATATGCCCACGAACAGAAAAGGCAAAGGGGCGACCCAGCCATCCGCCGATGTCGAAGGCCAGCCTCAGCCGGCGGACACCGATACCCCCAAGGAGGACTCATGA
- the nuoK gene encoding NADH-quinone oxidoreductase subunit NuoK: MNGVAMEHGLVLAAVLFALGLGGLMFRRNMIFVLMSLEVMLNAAGLAFIVAGTGWEQPEGQVMFLLVITLAAAEASVGLALLIQLYHRFKTLNLDVASRMRG; this comes from the coding sequence ATGAACGGCGTCGCCATGGAACACGGCCTGGTTCTTGCCGCCGTGCTGTTTGCCCTGGGGCTTGGCGGACTGATGTTCCGCCGCAACATGATCTTTGTGTTGATGAGCCTTGAAGTCATGCTCAACGCCGCGGGTCTTGCTTTCATCGTAGCCGGCACCGGCTGGGAACAGCCGGAAGGCCAGGTCATGTTCCTGCTGGTGATTACCCTGGCAGCGGCCGAGGCAAGCGTCGGGCTTGCCCTGCTGATCCAGCTGTATCACCGCTTCAAGACCCTCAACCTCGACGTGGCCAGCAGGATGCGCGGATGA
- the nuoL gene encoding NADH-quinone oxidoreductase subunit L, whose product MMEPLTTFLTTLSTAQPTAVLLPLTFLLPLLGTLILAFSRGTLGYCASALTGTASVGLAALATAMIALGFAENGPEQLTLWTWIAVGDFQPGISLALDGLSLTMLGVITGVGFFIHLFAAWYMRGEAGITRFYTYMNLFVFSMVLLVLGDNLLLLFLGWEGVGMCSYLLIGYYYTNSANGWAGFKAFIITRIGDVFLAIGMFLLFARLGTLNIAEILELAPKAWQSGDTVVELAAFLLLGGALGKSAQLPLHTWLADAMAGPTPVSALIHAATMVTAGVYLIARMHGIFELAPAALYATGVIGALTLLMAGFAALAQTDIKRVLAYSTMSQIGYMFLALGVGAYDTAIFHLMTHAFFKALLFLSAGAVIISCHHEQDMHRLGGLWRKLPLAYMGFIVGGAALAALPLVSAGFYSKDEILWQALAADRQGLLAAGLIGALLTSLYTLRLIIGTFHGAAKSDNARHADTGRGLAHGLPLVVLAVLSTFLGAWITPPLGGVLPTGPGEGVTAGHGALELVAAATALAGIALGVWLFGLKRGWLRPANHGLGAGLWQLWHHAWGFDLVFDWTIVRPYRGVVWLLQSDLFDGLFRLLAWCVRLVHLGLSRTQTGKLRGYAVTMVAGATLILLSLALVTQGT is encoded by the coding sequence ATGATGGAACCCTTGACGACTTTCTTGACAACGCTCTCGACAGCCCAGCCAACGGCGGTGCTGCTGCCGCTCACCTTCCTGCTGCCGCTTCTGGGCACGCTGATCCTGGCGTTTTCCCGGGGGACCCTGGGCTACTGCGCCAGCGCGCTGACGGGCACGGCCAGCGTCGGCCTGGCTGCCCTGGCCACGGCGATGATCGCTCTGGGCTTTGCCGAGAACGGCCCCGAGCAGCTGACGCTTTGGACCTGGATCGCCGTGGGTGATTTCCAGCCGGGCATCAGCCTGGCGCTGGACGGCCTGTCGCTGACCATGCTCGGGGTGATTACCGGGGTCGGCTTTTTCATCCACCTGTTCGCTGCCTGGTACATGCGCGGCGAGGCGGGCATCACCCGTTTTTACACCTACATGAACCTCTTCGTGTTCAGCATGGTGCTGCTGGTGCTGGGCGACAACCTGCTGCTTTTGTTCCTCGGCTGGGAAGGCGTAGGGATGTGCAGCTACCTGCTCATCGGCTACTACTACACCAACAGCGCCAACGGCTGGGCCGGGTTCAAGGCGTTCATCATTACCCGGATCGGTGACGTCTTTCTGGCCATCGGCATGTTTCTGCTCTTCGCCCGGCTGGGCACGCTCAACATCGCCGAGATTCTCGAGCTTGCGCCAAAGGCCTGGCAGTCGGGCGATACCGTGGTGGAGCTGGCGGCTTTCCTGCTGCTCGGCGGGGCGCTGGGCAAGTCGGCCCAGCTGCCGCTGCATACCTGGCTTGCCGATGCCATGGCCGGCCCCACGCCGGTGTCGGCGCTGATCCACGCCGCCACCATGGTCACCGCCGGGGTCTACCTGATCGCGCGCATGCACGGCATCTTCGAGCTCGCGCCCGCCGCGCTTTACGCCACCGGCGTGATCGGCGCGCTGACGCTGCTCATGGCGGGCTTTGCCGCCCTTGCGCAAACCGACATCAAGCGGGTGCTGGCCTACTCCACCATGAGCCAGATCGGCTACATGTTTCTCGCTTTGGGCGTCGGCGCTTACGACACGGCGATTTTCCATCTGATGACCCATGCGTTTTTCAAGGCGCTTTTGTTCCTCTCCGCCGGCGCGGTGATCATAAGCTGCCATCACGAACAGGACATGCACCGCCTCGGCGGGCTGTGGCGCAAACTGCCGCTGGCCTATATGGGCTTTATAGTGGGCGGCGCGGCGCTGGCCGCCCTGCCGCTGGTGTCCGCCGGGTTTTACAGCAAGGATGAAATCCTCTGGCAGGCGCTGGCCGCCGACCGGCAGGGCCTGCTCGCGGCCGGGCTGATCGGCGCGCTGCTGACCTCGCTTTACACCCTGCGGCTGATTATCGGCACCTTCCACGGCGCGGCAAAAAGCGATAACGCCCGCCATGCCGACACCGGCCGCGGCCTGGCCCACGGCCTGCCGCTGGTGGTGCTCGCCGTGCTCTCAACGTTTCTCGGCGCCTGGATTACCCCGCCGCTCGGCGGCGTGCTGCCAACAGGCCCCGGAGAGGGCGTCACGGCCGGCCACGGCGCGCTGGAGCTGGTTGCCGCCGCTACGGCTCTGGCCGGCATCGCTCTGGGGGTGTGGCTGTTCGGCCTCAAGCGCGGCTGGCTGCGCCCGGCCAACCACGGTCTGGGGGCCGGGCTCTGGCAGCTGTGGCACCACGCCTGGGGCTTTGACCTGGTGTTTGACTGGACCATTGTGCGCCCCTATCGCGGCGTGGTCTGGCTTTTGCAGAGCGATCTGTTCGACGGCCTCTTCCGCCTGCTGGCATGGTGCGTGCGGCTTGTGCACCTGGGGCTTTCGCGGACCCAGACCGGCAAGCTGCGCGGCTACGCCGTCACCATGGTGGCTGGGGCGACGTTGATTCTATTGAGTCTGGCGCTGGTGACCCAGGGAACCTGA
- the nuoM gene encoding NADH-quinone oxidoreductase subunit M — MILVWLIVIPFVGGLLCWQAERLGSRATRLIALATMLFVLLIALWLWVQLNFQLPATDGSGAQWAIEYRLPWITRFGIDIHLALDGLSLVLIALTGFLGVLAVLCSWNEIVRRIGFFHLNLLWILGGVVGVFLAIDLFLFFFFWELMLVPMYFLIALWGHSGSKGSTRIGAAIKFFIYTQASGLLMLVAILGLVFAHHANTGEYSFSYAVLKETALSPTLAFWLMLGFFIAFAVKLPVIPLHGWLPNAHAQAPTAGSVDLAGILLKTAAYGMLRFALPLFPEASQAFAPVAMGLGLLGIFYGAVLACGQRDIKRFVAYTSIAHMGFVLIGIYAGTELALQGVVVLMVAHAFSAAGLFILSGQLYERLHTRQIGEMGGLWGRLGSLPGMYLFLIAASLGMPTTANFVGEFMVLFGTFAIAPWVVALASVGLVLAAVYSLMLMQRVHYGPPQDDTPLSGLDAREFCMLLGIVALILWVGLYPQPLLDTTGASMGEIHRLFDAQSSPLPEAR; from the coding sequence ATGATACTGGTATGGCTGATCGTCATCCCGTTTGTCGGGGGGCTTTTATGCTGGCAGGCCGAACGCCTGGGCAGCCGGGCCACGCGCCTGATTGCTCTTGCCACCATGCTCTTCGTGCTGCTGATTGCGCTGTGGCTGTGGGTGCAGCTGAACTTTCAGCTGCCCGCCACGGACGGCTCGGGCGCCCAGTGGGCAATTGAGTATCGCCTGCCCTGGATCACACGCTTCGGTATCGATATCCATCTGGCGCTGGACGGCCTGTCGCTGGTGCTGATCGCCCTGACCGGCTTTCTCGGCGTGCTTGCGGTGCTCTGCTCGTGGAACGAGATCGTCCGGCGCATCGGCTTTTTCCACCTCAACCTGCTGTGGATCCTTGGCGGCGTGGTCGGGGTGTTTCTGGCCATCGATCTTTTCCTTTTCTTCTTCTTCTGGGAACTGATGCTGGTGCCGATGTACTTTCTCATCGCGCTCTGGGGCCACAGCGGCTCCAAGGGCAGCACCCGCATCGGCGCGGCGATCAAGTTCTTCATCTACACCCAGGCAAGCGGCCTTTTGATGCTGGTGGCGATTCTGGGGTTGGTGTTTGCCCACCACGCCAACACCGGCGAGTACTCGTTCAGCTATGCCGTACTCAAGGAAACCGCGCTGTCGCCCACGCTTGCCTTCTGGCTGATGCTCGGGTTCTTCATCGCCTTTGCCGTCAAGCTGCCGGTGATACCGCTGCACGGCTGGCTGCCCAACGCCCACGCCCAGGCGCCCACCGCGGGCAGCGTGGACCTGGCCGGCATCCTGCTCAAGACCGCCGCCTACGGCATGCTGCGCTTTGCCCTGCCGCTGTTTCCCGAGGCCTCCCAGGCGTTTGCCCCGGTGGCCATGGGGCTGGGTCTGCTGGGCATTTTCTACGGCGCGGTGCTGGCCTGCGGCCAGCGCGATATCAAACGCTTTGTGGCCTACACCAGTATTGCCCACATGGGCTTTGTGCTCATCGGCATCTACGCCGGCACCGAGCTTGCGCTCCAGGGCGTGGTGGTGCTGATGGTGGCCCACGCCTTCTCTGCTGCCGGCCTCTTTATCTTGAGCGGCCAGCTCTACGAGCGGCTGCATACCCGCCAGATCGGGGAGATGGGCGGTCTCTGGGGCCGGCTTGGCAGCTTGCCGGGCATGTACCTGTTCCTGATTGCCGCTTCGCTTGGCATGCCCACCACGGCCAACTTCGTCGGCGAGTTCATGGTGCTGTTCGGCACCTTTGCCATCGCCCCCTGGGTGGTAGCGCTTGCCAGCGTCGGGCTGGTACTGGCGGCGGTATATTCCCTTATGCTCATGCAGCGGGTGCACTACGGCCCGCCCCAGGACGATACGCCGCTGTCAGGCCTGGACGCTCGGGAATTCTGCATGCTGCTGGGTATCGTGGCGCTGATCCTCTGGGTTGGCCTCTATCCGCAGCCGCTGCTGGACACTACCGGCGCGTCCATGGGGGAAATCCATCGGCTGTTTGACGCCCAAAGCTCACCGTTGCCGGAGGCTCGCTAA
- the nuoN gene encoding NADH-quinone oxidoreductase subunit NuoN, translating into MPLPKLAIAYLPLILVAATAITVMLGTAWRRDHHVTVAVSVLGLALALIAQITALSILPLTTTLLVFDGPAALGGLLVLASTLACAVLAHAYFETFQKPREEFYLLLLCSAAGGLVLVASRHLASLFLGMELLSMPLYGMLAYAFHERRSLEAGIKYLILSAAASSFLLFGMALVYAQTGELELAALMATLTQGSGAWGLAGAGMMLVGLGFKLSIAPFHLWTPDVYEGGPGPAATFLATASKVAVFIIMLRLVMSAPAFQGEWLHAVLWVLALASMLIGNLLALTQSNLKRLLGYSSIAHFGYMLLVLVIADGLAAEAGGVYLITYILATLAAFGVVILVSSATEGADAGSLHYYRGLFWRRPFLTAVMTVAMLSLAGIPATVGFIGKFYLIALGVEAGQWWLVAGIIVGSAIGLYYYLRVIVTLFLAEPGMHHRDASADWAVRAGGLVVLGAAVLVVLLGLYPAPMIALANAAGSVATP; encoded by the coding sequence ATGCCGTTGCCCAAGCTTGCTATCGCTTATCTTCCGCTGATTCTGGTGGCCGCCACGGCCATCACCGTCATGTTGGGCACCGCCTGGCGGCGCGACCATCACGTCACGGTGGCCGTGAGCGTGCTGGGGCTGGCGCTTGCTCTGATTGCCCAGATCACGGCGCTGAGCATACTGCCGCTCACAACCACGCTGCTCGTCTTTGACGGCCCGGCCGCCCTCGGCGGGCTTCTGGTGCTGGCCTCGACGCTTGCCTGCGCGGTGCTGGCGCATGCCTACTTCGAGACGTTCCAAAAGCCCCGGGAAGAGTTTTACCTGCTGCTGCTGTGCTCGGCGGCGGGCGGGCTGGTGCTGGTGGCAAGCCGGCATCTGGCCAGCCTGTTTCTGGGGATGGAGCTTTTGTCCATGCCGCTTTACGGCATGCTGGCCTACGCCTTTCACGAGCGCCGTTCGCTGGAAGCCGGGATCAAATACCTGATTCTTTCCGCGGCGGCGAGTTCTTTTCTGCTCTTCGGCATGGCGCTGGTATACGCCCAGACCGGCGAGCTCGAGCTTGCCGCGCTGATGGCAACGCTCACGCAGGGCAGCGGCGCCTGGGGGCTGGCCGGGGCCGGCATGATGCTGGTGGGGCTCGGCTTCAAGCTGTCAATCGCGCCCTTCCACCTGTGGACGCCGGACGTCTACGAAGGCGGGCCCGGGCCGGCGGCGACGTTTCTCGCCACGGCCAGCAAGGTCGCGGTATTCATCATCATGCTGCGCCTGGTGATGAGCGCCCCGGCGTTTCAGGGCGAGTGGCTGCACGCGGTGCTCTGGGTGCTCGCGCTTGCCAGCATGCTGATCGGCAACCTGCTGGCGCTGACCCAGTCCAATCTCAAGCGCCTGCTGGGCTATTCCTCCATCGCCCACTTCGGCTACATGCTGCTGGTGCTGGTCATCGCCGACGGCCTGGCCGCCGAAGCCGGCGGGGTCTATCTGATAACCTACATCCTTGCCACTCTCGCCGCCTTTGGCGTGGTCATCCTGGTGTCAAGCGCCACCGAAGGCGCCGACGCCGGCAGCCTGCACTACTATCGCGGGCTGTTCTGGCGCCGGCCTTTCCTCACCGCGGTGATGACCGTCGCCATGCTCTCGCTCGCCGGCATTCCGGCAACCGTAGGCTTCATCGGCAAGTTTTACCTCATTGCTCTGGGCGTGGAAGCCGGGCAGTGGTGGCTGGTCGCCGGCATCATCGTCGGCAGCGCCATCGGGCTTTACTACTACCTGCGGGTGATCGTCACCCTGTTCCTGGCCGAACCGGGGATGCATCACCGGGACGCCTCGGCGGACTGGGCGGTGCGCGCCGGCGGCCTCGTCGTGCTCGGCGCGGCGGTGCTGGTGGTCCTGCTGGGCCTCTACCCCGCGCCCATGATCGCCCTGGCAAACGCCGCCGGTAGCGTGGCGACGCCGTAG
- the trpE gene encoding anthranilate synthase component I: protein MTPDRFAELARAGYNRIPVAREVLADLDTPLSTYLKLANVPWTFLLESVQGGEKWGRYSIIGLPCRERIEVRGHTVRHLQDGETQGVTEVDDPLAWIEEFQARFKVPKIDDRPRFDGGLVGYFGYETIRYIEPRLADSDKPDQLGVPDILLMVCNDLVVFDNLSGRLTLLTHADPEAVDALATAEGHLRHLESRLRDAYQRPSGQVQGKPEVRESDFRSGFTQEGFKAAVARIKEYVRAGDIMQCVPSQRMSAPYRAAPLDLYRALRSLNPSPYMYYLNLGDHQVVGSSPEILTRTEEDEVTVRPIAGTRKRGRTEAEDEALEKELLADPKELAEHSMLIDLGRNDIGRISETGSVRVTDKMVVERYSHVMHIVSNVVGRLRPGLSAMDALRATFPAGTVSGAAKVRALEIIDEVEPVKRGIYSGAVGYLSWHGNMDTAIAIRTAVIKDGEVHVQVGAGIVADSDPETEWQETLSKGRALFRAVAMAERGLDEH from the coding sequence ATGACTCCCGACCGCTTTGCCGAGCTGGCCCGCGCCGGCTACAACCGTATTCCCGTTGCCCGGGAGGTGCTGGCCGACCTGGATACGCCGCTATCGACCTATCTCAAGCTGGCCAACGTGCCCTGGACCTTTTTGCTGGAATCGGTGCAGGGCGGCGAAAAGTGGGGGCGCTACTCGATCATCGGCCTGCCCTGCCGGGAGCGCATCGAAGTGCGCGGCCATACCGTGCGCCATCTTCAGGACGGCGAAACCCAGGGGGTGACCGAAGTCGACGACCCGCTAGCGTGGATCGAGGAGTTCCAGGCGCGCTTCAAGGTGCCCAAGATCGATGATCGCCCGCGCTTTGACGGCGGGCTGGTGGGCTATTTCGGCTACGAGACCATCCGCTACATCGAGCCGCGCCTGGCCGACAGCGACAAGCCGGATCAGCTCGGCGTGCCGGACATCCTGCTGATGGTGTGCAACGACCTGGTGGTGTTTGACAACCTTTCCGGTCGGCTGACGCTGCTGACCCACGCCGACCCGGAAGCCGTGGATGCTCTGGCGACGGCCGAAGGGCATTTACGGCATCTGGAAAGCCGCCTGCGCGACGCCTATCAGCGACCGAGCGGGCAGGTCCAGGGCAAGCCGGAGGTTCGGGAAAGCGACTTTCGCTCCGGTTTTACCCAGGAAGGCTTCAAGGCCGCGGTGGCCAGGATCAAGGAATACGTCCGCGCCGGCGACATCATGCAGTGCGTGCCTTCCCAGCGCATGTCGGCTCCGTACCGCGCCGCGCCGCTGGACCTCTACCGGGCGTTGCGCAGCCTCAACCCCTCGCCGTACATGTATTACCTGAATCTGGGTGACCATCAGGTGGTGGGCTCGTCGCCGGAGATCCTCACCCGCACCGAGGAAGACGAAGTCACCGTTCGCCCCATTGCCGGCACCCGCAAGCGCGGCAGAACCGAAGCCGAAGACGAGGCGCTGGAAAAGGAGCTTTTGGCCGATCCCAAGGAGCTCGCCGAGCACTCCATGCTGATTGATCTGGGGCGCAACGATATCGGGCGTATCAGCGAGACCGGCAGCGTCAGGGTCACCGACAAAATGGTGGTCGAGCGCTACTCCCACGTCATGCACATCGTGTCCAACGTCGTGGGGCGGCTCAGACCCGGGCTCTCGGCCATGGATGCGCTGCGCGCCACCTTTCCCGCCGGCACCGTATCTGGCGCGGCGAAGGTGCGCGCGCTGGAAATCATCGACGAGGTCGAGCCGGTCAAGCGCGGCATCTATTCCGGCGCGGTGGGCTATCTGTCGTGGCACGGCAACATGGATACCGCGATCGCCATTCGTACCGCGGTGATCAAGGACGGAGAAGTTCACGTGCAGGTGGGCGCGGGGATCGTTGCCGACTCGGACCCGGAAACCGAATGGCAGGAAACCCTGAGCAAGGGCCGCGCGCTGTTTCGCGCCGTGGCCATGGCCGAGCGCGGCCTGGACGAACACTGA
- a CDS encoding phosphoglycolate phosphatase, protein MNQDAGRHDAVADRALHPLLAGKRLIAFDLDGTLIDSVPDLAAALVRALDDERLALPEREDVSRWVGNGTRKLVERGLAWALETPVEAVDETLAARVHAAFLSYYGEAPHRLTQLYPGVAETLFALRDSGFVLALVTNKPERFVAPLLEHFALCDAFSLCLGGDSLARKKPDPLPLCHAAERFGVPAGHCVMVGDSRHDMAAGKAAGFATAALTYGYNHGEPISDSMPDALLDSLSELLAAPARTSSIR, encoded by the coding sequence ATGAATCAGGACGCAGGGCGTCACGACGCGGTAGCGGACAGGGCGCTGCACCCGCTGTTAGCCGGCAAGCGGCTGATAGCCTTTGATCTTGACGGCACCCTGATCGACTCGGTGCCCGACCTCGCGGCGGCGCTTGTTCGCGCGCTCGACGACGAGCGGCTGGCTTTGCCCGAGCGGGAAGACGTTAGCCGCTGGGTGGGCAACGGCACCCGCAAGCTTGTGGAGCGCGGCCTCGCCTGGGCGCTTGAAACTCCCGTTGAGGCCGTGGACGAGACGCTGGCGGCGCGGGTCCATGCTGCCTTTCTGAGCTATTACGGCGAAGCTCCGCACCGTCTGACGCAGCTTTACCCCGGCGTGGCCGAGACGCTGTTCGCTCTCAGGGACTCGGGCTTTGTGCTGGCGCTGGTCACCAACAAGCCCGAGCGCTTTGTTGCGCCGCTGCTTGAGCACTTTGCCTTGTGCGACGCCTTTTCCCTGTGCCTGGGCGGCGATAGCCTGGCGCGGAAAAAGCCCGACCCGCTGCCGCTTTGCCACGCCGCTGAGCGCTTTGGCGTGCCCGCCGGCCACTGCGTGATGGTGGGGGATTCCCGCCACGACATGGCCGCCGGCAAGGCGGCGGGATTTGCCACCGCCGCGCTGACCTACGGCTACAATCACGGCGAGCCAATCAGCGACAGCATGCCGGATGCGCTGCTGGACTCGCTGAGTGAGCTGCTGGCGGCCCCGGCCCGCACGTCTTCCATACGATAA
- the rpe gene encoding ribulose-phosphate 3-epimerase produces MTASPHAPARFFRIAPSILSADFARLGEEVDNVLASGADIVHFDVMDNHYVPNLTIGPMVCKALRDHGVTAPIDVHLMVKPVDQLISDFIDAGASIITFHPEASDHIDRSLQLIRDGGCQAGLVLNPATPLGYLDYVMDKLDMVLLMSVNPGFGGQAFIPQTLAKLRDTRAKLDASGYDIRLEVDGGIKIDNIAEVAAAGADTFVAGSAIFKARRSEDPHDYDSVIARMREALAQKRSE; encoded by the coding sequence ATGACCGCATCCCCTCATGCCCCGGCGCGCTTCTTCCGTATTGCGCCGTCGATTCTCTCCGCCGACTTTGCCCGCCTGGGGGAGGAAGTCGACAACGTGCTCGCGTCCGGCGCGGATATCGTCCACTTCGACGTAATGGACAACCACTACGTGCCCAACCTCACCATCGGCCCCATGGTGTGCAAGGCGCTGCGCGACCACGGCGTGACCGCGCCCATCGACGTGCATCTGATGGTCAAGCCGGTCGACCAGCTGATCAGCGACTTCATCGACGCCGGGGCGAGCATCATTACCTTTCACCCTGAAGCGTCCGACCACATCGACCGCTCGCTGCAGCTGATCCGCGACGGTGGCTGCCAGGCCGGGCTGGTGCTGAACCCGGCCACGCCCCTTGGCTATCTCGACTACGTCATGGACAAGCTCGACATGGTGCTGTTGATGAGCGTCAATCCGGGCTTTGGCGGCCAGGCGTTCATTCCGCAGACCCTTGCCAAGCTGCGCGATACCCGGGCAAAGCTCGACGCCTCGGGCTACGACATCCGCCTGGAAGTGGACGGCGGGATCAAAATTGACAACATCGCCGAGGTGGCCGCCGCCGGAGCGGATACCTTTGTCGCCGGCTCGGCGATCTTCAAGGCGCGCAGAAGTGAAGACCCCCACGATTACGACTCGGTGATCGCCAGGATGCGCGAGGCGCTGGCGCAGAAGCGCTCCGAATAA
- the cysP gene encoding thiosulfate ABC transporter substrate-binding protein CysP: MAFPRPAATLKRSLLAVAVAASASGAANAADRELLNASYDIARELFAEINPKFESWWEKEHGESVEVSQSHNGSSAQARSIMQGLGADVVTFNQVTDVQVLADAGLVADDWQEAFDNNASPYYSTTAFLVRKGNPKNIESWDDLAGDDVEIVFPNPKTSGNGRYTYLAAWGAADKRLDGDEEKIRDYMKTFLGNVEVFDTGGRGATTSFIEREIGDVLISFESEVNNIRGEYGSDDYEVVVPPVSILAEFPVAVVKENAEKNDNVDLAQGYLDYLYREDTQRLLANFNYRVHDDTVVEEFSDQFPDTRLLEVKDVFGGWDQAMEKHFESGGLIDQLQRR; this comes from the coding sequence ATGGCCTTTCCCCGTCCCGCCGCTACGCTCAAGCGCAGCCTGCTCGCCGTCGCCGTTGCCGCCAGCGCTTCGGGCGCGGCCAACGCCGCCGACCGCGAACTGCTCAACGCCTCTTACGACATCGCCCGGGAGCTGTTTGCCGAAATCAACCCGAAGTTCGAAAGCTGGTGGGAAAAGGAGCACGGCGAAAGCGTTGAAGTCAGCCAGTCCCACAACGGCTCGTCCGCCCAGGCCCGATCCATCATGCAGGGGCTGGGCGCCGACGTCGTCACCTTCAACCAGGTGACCGACGTCCAGGTGCTGGCGGATGCCGGCCTGGTGGCCGACGACTGGCAAGAGGCCTTTGACAACAACGCCTCGCCCTACTATTCCACCACGGCGTTTCTGGTGCGCAAGGGCAACCCCAAGAACATCGAAAGCTGGGACGACTTGGCCGGCGACGACGTGGAAATCGTCTTCCCCAACCCCAAGACATCGGGCAACGGCCGCTATACTTACCTGGCCGCCTGGGGGGCTGCCGACAAGCGCCTTGACGGCGACGAGGAAAAAATTCGCGACTACATGAAGACCTTCCTCGGCAACGTCGAGGTATTCGACACCGGCGGCCGCGGGGCGACCACCAGCTTCATCGAGCGCGAGATCGGCGACGTGCTGATCAGCTTCGAGTCCGAGGTCAACAACATCCGCGGCGAGTACGGCAGCGACGACTACGAAGTGGTGGTGCCGCCGGTCAGCATTCTCGCCGAGTTTCCCGTGGCCGTGGTCAAGGAAAACGCCGAGAAAAACGACAACGTCGACCTCGCCCAGGGCTATCTGGACTACCTCTACCGCGAAGACACCCAGCGCCTGCTGGCCAACTTCAACTACCGCGTGCATGACGACACCGTGGTCGAGGAGTTCTCCGACCAGTTTCCCGACACTCGGCTGCTGGAAGTCAAAGACGTTTTCGGCGGCTGGGACCAGGCCATGGAAAAGCACTTTGAAAGCGGCGGCCTGATCGATCAGCTGCAGCGCCGGTAG